In Streptomyces sp. NBC_01717, one DNA window encodes the following:
- a CDS encoding VOC family protein — translation MVRIGTVVMGASDVRRAAAFWTAALGHVEREPATDDWVVLVPADGQGVGLSLGLSESPVQEVPRVHLDLYTEEQDAEVERLLTLGAARVDWHLYPQDPDFVVLADTEGNRFCVIDTTHG, via the coding sequence ATGGTGCGTATCGGAACCGTGGTGATGGGTGCGTCGGACGTCCGCCGGGCGGCCGCCTTCTGGACGGCGGCGCTCGGTCATGTGGAGCGTGAGCCGGCGACGGACGACTGGGTGGTCCTGGTGCCGGCCGACGGGCAGGGTGTCGGGCTGTCCCTGGGGCTGAGCGAGTCCCCCGTGCAGGAGGTCCCCCGGGTCCATCTGGATCTGTACACCGAGGAACAGGACGCCGAGGTGGAGCGGCTGCTCACGCTCGGGGCGGCCCGGGTCGACTGGCACCTGTATCCGCAGGACCCGGACTTCGTGGTGCTCGCGGACACCGAGGGCAACCGATTCTGCGTCATCGACACGACGCACGGCTGA
- the pgl gene encoding 6-phosphogluconolactonase, with the protein MSAPQLVVHRDKELMAQAAAARLITKIVDAQAARGHASVVLTGGRNGNGLLAALAEAPARDAIDWSRLELWWGDERFLPEGDPDRNVTQARQALLDSVPLDPSLVHAMPASDGPCGNDADAAAAAYADELAAAARPEDHGPVPTFDVLMLGVGPDTHVASLFPELPAVRETERTVVGVHGAPKPPPTRVSLTLPAIRAAREVWLLAAGEDKAEAAEIALSGAGEIQAPAAGAYGRSRTLWLLDAAAASRLPRALYPPASP; encoded by the coding sequence GTGAGCGCCCCTCAACTTGTCGTGCACCGCGACAAGGAGCTGATGGCGCAGGCCGCCGCGGCCCGGCTGATCACGAAGATCGTGGACGCCCAGGCCGCGCGCGGTCACGCCTCGGTGGTACTCACCGGCGGACGCAACGGCAACGGCCTGCTGGCCGCTCTCGCCGAGGCACCCGCCCGGGACGCGATCGACTGGTCGCGACTCGAACTGTGGTGGGGCGACGAGCGGTTCCTGCCGGAGGGCGATCCGGACCGCAATGTCACGCAGGCCCGCCAGGCTCTGCTGGACTCGGTGCCGCTGGACCCGTCCCTGGTCCATGCGATGCCCGCGTCGGACGGCCCCTGCGGCAACGACGCCGACGCCGCCGCGGCCGCGTACGCCGACGAACTGGCCGCCGCGGCCCGTCCGGAGGACCACGGCCCGGTGCCGACGTTCGATGTGCTGATGCTGGGCGTGGGCCCGGACACGCATGTCGCGTCACTCTTCCCGGAGCTGCCCGCGGTACGGGAGACCGAGCGCACCGTCGTCGGTGTGCACGGGGCTCCCAAGCCGCCGCCCACCCGGGTCTCGCTCACGCTGCCCGCGATCCGGGCGGCGCGCGAGGTGTGGCTGCTCGCGGCGGGCGAGGACAAGGCGGAGGCCGCGGAGATCGCGCTGTCGGGCGCCGGGGAGATCCAGGCCCCGGCGGCGGGCGCGTATGGACGCAGCCGCACTCTGTGGCTTCTGGATGCTGCGGCGGCCTCCCGGCTGCCGCGCGCACTGTATCCGCCGGCCTCTCCCTGA
- the opcA gene encoding glucose-6-phosphate dehydrogenase assembly protein OpcA, with protein MKIDLTETTSSKINQALVSARRAAGSPAVGMVLTLVVVTDEENAYDALKSAGDSSREHPSRIIAVIKRVSRSPRSRRDARLDAEVRVGSDSGSGETIVLRLHGELANHAQSVVLPLLLPDAPVVVWWPEGAPEDPANDPLGALAQRRITDAYSAEHPSAELAVRAKSYTPGDTDLSWTRITPWRSMLAAALDQKPVDVVSATVEGESENPSCELLAMWLADRLDVPVERTNSDGPGLTAVRMQTKGGTIVLDRPDGSLATLCMEGQPNRAVALKRRETAELLAEELRRLDPDNIYASAVKYGVDRLGGAAEPKPADPEKPAAAPAAAKKTAAKKAAAK; from the coding sequence ATGAAGATCGATCTCACGGAAACCACTTCCAGCAAGATCAACCAGGCACTGGTGTCGGCCCGTCGTGCCGCCGGTTCCCCGGCTGTCGGCATGGTGCTGACCCTGGTGGTCGTCACCGACGAGGAGAACGCGTACGACGCTCTGAAGTCGGCCGGCGACTCCTCGCGCGAGCACCCCTCGCGCATCATCGCGGTGATCAAGCGGGTCAGCCGCTCGCCGCGCAGCCGGCGCGACGCACGGCTCGACGCCGAGGTACGGGTCGGTTCCGACTCGGGCTCCGGCGAGACCATCGTGCTGCGACTGCACGGTGAACTTGCCAACCACGCCCAGTCGGTGGTCCTGCCACTGCTGCTGCCGGACGCCCCGGTCGTGGTGTGGTGGCCCGAGGGCGCGCCCGAGGACCCGGCCAATGATCCGCTGGGCGCACTCGCCCAGCGCCGGATCACGGACGCGTATTCGGCGGAGCACCCGAGCGCCGAACTCGCGGTGCGCGCCAAGTCGTACACCCCGGGCGACACCGATCTGTCCTGGACCCGCATCACGCCGTGGCGCTCGATGCTCGCGGCCGCACTCGACCAGAAGCCCGTGGATGTCGTCTCTGCCACGGTCGAGGGCGAGTCCGAGAACCCGAGCTGTGAGCTGCTCGCCATGTGGCTCGCGGACCGGCTGGACGTGCCGGTGGAGCGTACGAATTCCGACGGTCCCGGTCTGACGGCCGTGCGGATGCAGACCAAGGGCGGCACCATCGTCCTGGACCGGCCCGACGGTTCGCTGGCCACGCTCTGCATGGAGGGGCAGCCGAACCGTGCGGTGGCGCTCAAGCGACGGGAGACCGCCGAGCTGCTCGCCGAGGAACTGCGGCGTCTCGACCCGGACAACATCTACGCGTCCGCGGTGAAGTACGGCGTGGACCGGCTCGGCGGCGCGGCGGAGCCGAAGCCAGCCGATCCGGAGAAGCCCGCCGCCGCACCGGCAGCCGCGAAGAAGACTGCGGCGAAGAAGGCGGCAGCGAAGTGA